The Dioscorea cayenensis subsp. rotundata cultivar TDr96_F1 chromosome 19, TDr96_F1_v2_PseudoChromosome.rev07_lg8_w22 25.fasta, whole genome shotgun sequence genome includes a window with the following:
- the LOC120284121 gene encoding cytokinin riboside 5'-monophosphate phosphoribohydrolase LOG1-like: MDATAQETDNCKVGVKLDGRKGLWCSVTLNISKAKDNKGRMSTSKFKKICVFCGSSLGKKKSYQDATIDLGKELVMKNIDFVYGGGNIGLMGLISQTLFDGGRHVLGVIPNALMNKEITGVTIGEVKPVENMHQRIVEMNLHADAFIAMSEGYGTLEELFEVITWAQLDIHSKPVGLLNINGYYNSLLSFIDQAIEEGFIKPSAHYIVVSASNAKELIEKLEDYYPCHEEVVLKLNWNSMQLGHSQNNVIST; this comes from the exons ATGGATGCGACAGCACAGGAAACAGATAATTGCAAGGTCGGTGTAAAACTTGATGGAAGAAAAGGCTTATGGTGTAGTGTTACCCTGAA TATTAGCAAAGCAAAAGACAACAAAGGGAGAATGAGTACAtccaaattcaagaaaatttgtgttttttgtggtaGTAGCCTAGGGAAGAAAAAGAGTTACCAGGATGCTACCATTGATCTTGGGAAAGAACTG GTAATGAAAAACATTGATTTTGTATATGGAGGAGGCAATATTGGATTAATGGGCTTGATATCTCAAACTCTCTTTGATGGTGGAAGGCATGTTCTTgg AGTGATTCCCAATGCTCTAATGAATAAAGAG aTCACTGGTGTCACAATTGGAGAAGTAAAACCAGTTGAAAATATGCACCAAAGGATAGTAGAGATGAATCTACATGCTGATGCCTTTATTGCTATGTCTG AAGGTTATGGCACTCTTGAGGAACTTTTTGAAGTAATTACTTGGGCACAATTAGACATACATAGCAAGCCG GTTGGATTGCTAAACATCAATGGCTACTATAActcattgctttctttcattgacCAAGCTATAGAGGAAGGTTTCATCAAACCAAGTGCACATTATATCGTTGTCTCCGCTTCAAATGCAAAAGAGCTAATTGAGAAACTCGAA GACTACTACCCATGTCATGAAGAAGTTGTGTTAAAACTAAATTGGAACTCTATGCAGCTCGGACACTCCCAAAACAATGTAATTTCTacttaa